GCTCCCCGGTGAACGCCCTCGAGGATGTGGAGAAGGCCATGGCCCGGAAGCCGCGCGATGAGAAGCAGGTCTTGCTTCGCGTCGAGCGGCAGGGGGCCGGGCGCTACGTCGTCATCGAGGTCGGCTAGGATCAATCGGAGGGGGCCTCGGCGGCCCCCTCCGAGACCTCCCCCCAGGATAAGTCAAGTTGCGCGCCGGCAAAGCCGGCGCTCGGAGCGGACCACCGGACGCGCGGCGGCTGAGTTCGCGCTGCGCGCGGTCAGCCCGACAGGCTCTTAGTAAAACCCCCCGATGCCCCCCCGTCGTGGCGGCGGCGAAGCCGCCGCTCGGAGCACTCCTCGATGCGCCACGCGCTCGGCGGTCGGCGGGTTCTACACGGCTAGGACTCGGGCTCGAGCACGGCGACGGGGAACGTCCTGATGGCGGCCGCCAGCTCGACTGCCGGCCGGCCGTGGGCCGTCCGGCCCGGCACGCTCTCACCCGTGAACAGGTTCCGGTACGTCGGCGCGGCCGGGATGCTCTCGAGGAGCACCTCGGTGTCCTCCCATACCTCTGCTCCGAAGGGCAGGCCGTCGGGTCCCTGGAGCCGCGTGAACCAGCGCGGGGCGATCACCACCACGTGATCGTCCTGGGCGACGCGGGCGAGGGCGCACACGTGATCGGCCCGTGAGCCGCTGGCGCTGAGCGCGCGGTAGCCGCCGCCGGGCTGCAGCGCCGGGTGGCGGCGGCGGGCGGCGAGGGCCCGCCAGATGAGGTAGAGCTTCAGCCGGCCATCCGCCCGGGTGGCCACCAGCTCCGCCGCCAGCCCGCGCAGGTCGGCCTCCGGGCGGGCGCAGCGCGCCTCGAGGTCGGCCAGCAAGGCCGAGCGGTGCGCGTAATCGACCGGGCGGCGGTTGTCCGGGTCTACCAGGGAGAAGTCCCACAGCTCCGTCCCCTGGTAGAGATCGGGGACGCCGGGGCACGTGAGCTTCAGCACCGCCTGCGACAGCGCGGCGAAGAGCCCGGCGTCGGCGATCTCGGCGAGGAAGCCCTCGAGGTCGGCGAGGAACGCCGCGCTCTCGACGCGGTCCAGCACGCTGGCCACGTAGCGCTGGATGGCTCGCTCGTAGGGCTCGTCCGGGTTGATCCAGCTCGTGTTGATCTTGGCCTCGCGGACCGCCTTCAGCAGGTAGGACGTGAGGCGGTCCACGACGACCTGGTGAGCGGCGGCGTCCAGTTGCGTGAGCGGCCAGGCGCCGACCAGGGTCTGGTAGAAGAGGTATTCCTCGTTTCGGCTCGGGGCCAGCCGCTCGCCCACCGGCTGCCGCCGCCGGCGGTTCAGCCGCCGCCAGCGAGTGAGCCGAGCCTGCCACTCTCGCGGGATCTCCGAGAGCACCGTGATGCGCGCCCGGAGGTCCTCGCCGCGCTTCGTGTCGTGAGTCGCGGTCGCGCACATCGTGTAGGGCCAGCGCTCGGCGCGCTCGGCGTTCCGATGGTGGAAGGCCTCGAGCGGGATGCCGAACCGCTCGGGATCCCCGCCCACCTCGTTCAGCGAGACGAGCCGGTGGAAGGTGTAGAAGACGGTGTCCTCCACCGCCTTCGCCATCACGGGGCCCGTGAACTGCTGGAACTTCATGACGAACTCGAGCTGCGCCTGGCGGTACCCTTCGTCGGCTCCCTCCAGCGGCCGGAGCAGCAGCGTGTCCCGGACGAAGTCGTACACGGTCACGTTGGTCGTGGGATTGCGCCGGCGGGCCACGCTGACCGCGTGCTCGATCACCGCCCGATCGGCGGGGTGGACCTCGAAGTCGGCGGTGTAGGTCCGGTAGACGGGGAAGGCGGCGATGACTTCTCGCAGCGCCTCGGTGAGGCTCACCAGCGTGAAGTCGCGGGTGCGCCGGTGGCGCTCCGAGAGTCGGTCCAGCCGGTGCCCGAGCATCTGCAGCTCGCTGGCCAGGCTGATCCGCATGATGAGCCGCTTCTTGTCGTAGACCTCGTCGGGGTACGCGATCGACCGCCCGCTGTAGGCGCGGTAGATGCGGTCCATCACGCGGAAGTGTGTGCGGTCCACCAGGATGCCCGTCACGAGGTTCAGGAAGGTGTAGCCGGTCGTGCCGTGGATCGGCCATCCTTCCCGGAGACGCTCGGGGCCCGTGAGGATCTTCTCCACGACCAGGTAGCATCCGGGCTCCGGGCCCTCGCCGCGGCAGCGCTCCTGCAGCCGTTTGAGGTAGCCGGCCGGGTCGTAGAGGCCATCCAGGTGATCCACGCGGAGCCCAGTGACCTTGCCCTCGGCGAGGAGCCGGCCGACCAGCCGGTGCGTCTCCTCGAACACGACCGGATCTTCCACCCGGATGGCCGCCAGCTGGTTCTCGTCGAAGAAGCGGCGGTAGTTGATCTCCTCGGCGGCCACCCGCCAGTAGGCCAGGCGGTAGGCCTGGCGCTCGAGCAGCGCGTCGAGCCGGTCGAAGCTCTTGAGGTCGCCCTTCTGGCCGTTGAAGATCCGGATGTTCTCGTCGAGGAACTGCCGCACCGCGGGGGCGCCGTCGCGCAGCCGCTCGAGCCGGCGCCGCACCACCTCGGTCTCCCGCCGCCGCTCCCGGTACTTTTCGACGTCGGCGTCGCGCTGGCCGGGGAGGTTCCGGAGAGCCGTGCTGATGCTGCGGAGCTCCATGACATCCGGGTGCTCCGGGCCCGGCTCGGCGTCGAGGCGGCCGACGTCCAGCTCGAGGATCGCGGTGGCCGAGCGCGGGTCGATCGGGAGCTGGAAGTCGTGATAGCGGACGTAGAAGGCGCCCCGGTCGTAGACCACGGTCAGCTCGCCGCGCTCCAGCACGATCCCGTACTGGTCGCCCAGGATCGGCAGCAGCAAGCGGTCGCGGAGCGCGACCTTGATCGGGGACCAGTCGACGTCGAAGACCCGCGCGAAGTACGAGCCGGGCCCGTGGGTGAGGACGTCCATCCACCAGACGTTGCCCGCTTCGCCGACCCCCATGTGATTCGGGATGATGTCGAGGATCTGGCCGAGGCCGTTGGTCGCCAGTACCGCGACGAAGGCGTCGTAGTCGGCCTCCGAGCCGACTTCCGGATTCAGGCGGTTGTGATCCGAGACGTCGTAGCCGTGCAGGCTGCCGGGCCGGGCCTTGAAGTACGGCGAGGCGTAACAGTCGGTGATGCCGAGGCGACGGAGATAGGGCACGACGGCGGCCGCGTCCCGGAACGTGAAGCGGTGGTTGAACTGGAGCCGGTACGTTGCCCAGGGGAGCCGCCGGGGGAGCGAGGCGGCTGTTTGGGGACGACCGGGCTCGGCGCTCACGTGTCAGGACCTGTGTCGCGGGCCGCCCGGTGCCCGGACAGGCCCTCGAATCCAGTCTACCGCGACTCCGCGTGGCTGTCGCGGGGCCCGTCCCCGTCGCGGGTCGGCGCCTTGCTCGACCTCGGGGGCGCGTGCTAGAGTCGCCCGGTCGGGGCGCGATGCCGATCCTGTTCGTGGTCAAGCGGTCCCGCAAGCCACTCTGCGACGCCCTCAAGCGCCTGGTGGAGAGGCCCGGCCTGGTGGCCGTCGTCCTCGACCGCCGCCGCGCCGCGGAGGCCGGTTCTCCCCCGCGCGGGCTCGTAGACCGGCTGCGTCAACCGCTGGACGCCGATGCCGCGCGCACGTGGGACACGCTCGGCCTCATCGTCGTCAAGGTCCGCGCGCTGCCCGAGCCGGCGCCGGCCCCGCCGCGCCCCGGCCGGACCGCCGCCGGCCCTCCCCGGCGTCCGGCGCGGCGGAGGTGATCCCGGCGGTGTCCCGGATCCGGACCCTGCTCGGCGTCGGCGTGCCCATGCGTGATGGCGTCCGCCTCTCCACCGACGTCTACCTGCCCGACGCGCCCGGCCCGTTCCCGGTGATCCTGATCCGCACACCGTACGGCAACAACCTCGAAGCCCAGGTCCAGGACGCGATCCACTTCGCCCGGCGCGGCTACGCGGTGGCGATCCAGGATTGCCGCGGCCGATACGATTCCGAAGGGGAGTGGTCGCCGTTCGTCCACGAGGCGCTCGATGGCTACGACGCGCAGGAGTGGTGCGGTATCCAGCCCTGGTCGACCGGCAAGGTCGGGACCAGCGGCGCCTCGTACGTGGCCCTGACCCAGTGGCTGCCGGCCCCCCTCCGCAACGGGCACCTCGCCGCCATGGCGCCGCGGGTCGGCTTCTCGAACCTCTACCACAACTGGGTGTACACCGGCGGTGCCTTCCAGCTCGGCTTCAACCTCCGCTGGGCCGCCATTCAGATGCACGGGCGGACGAACCAGGTCCAGTACCTCTGGATGCCGTCCGAGCAGCATCTCTCGACCCTGTTCTGGCACCTGCCGCTCATCACCGGCGACGAGAACGCCGGCCGCGTCTGCGAGTTCTACAAGGAATGGATCCGCCATCCGGCCTACGATTCGTACTGGGAGAAGCTGGGCAACGTCGAGAAGGACTACGATCAGATCGACGTGCCCGCCTACGGGTTCGGGGGCTGGTACGACGTCTTCCTCCAGTCCACCCTGAACAACTTCATGGGCGTGCGGGCCCGCGGGTATTCCGAGCGCGCCCGCCGCGGCCAGAAGCTCCTGATCGGCCCCTGGATCCACGACCTCGGCGCCCGCGGGACGCGGAGCCGGACCGGCGACGTCGACTTCGGGCCGGACTCGGTCCTCGACCTGCGCGCCGAGGAGCTGCGCTGGTTCGATTACTGGCTCCGCGGCGTCGACACCGGCGTCATGGCCGAGCCTCCGGTGCGCGTCTTCGTGATGGGGGCGAATCGCTGGCGCACGGCCGAGGACTGGCCCATCCCCGGCACGCGGTTCGTCGAGCACTACTTCCACGGCGGCGGCCGGGCCAACTCCCTCTTCGGCGATGGGCACCTCGATCGGCGCCGGCCCGAGGCCGAGCCGCCCGACACCTTCCTCTACGATCCGCGCGACCCGGTGCCGACCCTCGGCGGGAGCACGTGCTGCGGCGAGGACATCACGCCCATCACCATGGGGCCCCGCGATCAGCGGCCGGCCGAGTGGCGCCCGGACGTCCTCGTCTACACGACGCCGCCGCTCGAGGCGGACGTGGAGGTGACCGGGCCGATCAGGGTCGTGCTGTGGGCGGCGTCCACCGCCCCCGACACCGACTTCACGGCGAAGCTCGTCGACGTCTACCCGTCCGGCTTCGCGATGAATGTCGCCCAGGGGATCATCCGGGCTCGCTTCCGGGAGTCCTGGGAGAACCCGGCGCTGCTCAGGCCGGGGCAGATCTACCGGTACGAGATCGACTGCTGGTCCTCGTCGAACTGCTTCCAGACGGGGCACCGGATCCGCGTGGAGATCGCCTCGGCGAACTTCCCCCAGTTCGACCGGAACCCGAATACCGGCCGCGCCTTCGGGCTCGACGCCGAGCTTCAGCCGGCAACGCAGACCGTCTACCACGACGCCGCCCACCCGTCCCACATCCTCCTCCCCATCGTGCCCTGAGCGGGACTGGCCCGCGCCGCCCGGCGCTGGGAGATCGGGCCTCCCCGAGCCTACTTGAGGAGTCCCGGGAAGAGCACGGCGATGCCGTCCACGATGAACTCCACGGCCGTCGCCGCGATGATGAGACCGGTGAGGCGGGAGGCGACGTTCATCCCCGTGCGCCTGAGGACGGACGCCAGGAGCGGGGCCAGCCGGAAGACGACCAGGATCACCACCCCCACGCTGACGATCGCCGCCACCACGAGGATCGCGTGCGCGAGCGAGGCGTGGCGGTGGGCGTAGACGATCACGGTGCTGATGGCGCCGGGGCCGGCGAGGAGGGGCGTGGCCAGCGGCACCACGGCCACGGCGGCCGGGTCGCCGTGCGGCGTGGACCCCGCCACCGGCGGAGCGCCCGCGTCGCCGGACATCATGGCGAGCGCCGAGAGGAGCAAGAGGATGCCGCCGGCGATGCGGAAGGCGGGGATCGTGATCCCGAGCGCCCTCAGGACGAGCTCTCCCAGGAAGAAGGACACGAGCAGGATCACGACCACGGCGGTGGCGGCGATGAGCCCGACCCGATGCTTGTCCGCGACGGAGTGGTGGCCCGTGAGCGCGGTGAAGACCGGGATCTTCCCCAGCGGGTTCGTGATCGCGAGCAGAGCCGCCAGAAGCTGCACGTACTCGGGGAGATCGAGCATGGGCCTGGCCGCTAAGGCGGCGCCGGGACGGCCGTCACCGGTGGCGTGGTGCGTCCATCCTCTCGTCCCGTGGACTGAATGGCGAGGACTTCAGACGTCCCGTTGCGGCGCCGCGCCTCCGAAGCGCCTCCATCGCGCCGCCAGGACGCCCGTCATCGCGCCGGCCGCCAGCACCTGGGCGACGTCGATGACCGGATAGAACCAGCTGACCGCCAGCTCGCCGCTGATCCAGCTGGCGGTGACGCCAAGCAGGACGCTCGAGCCACCGAGGACCCAGCCCCGGAATCGTCTCTGGACCAGGTAGGGAACCGCGAGTCCCAGCACGACTCCCGAGGCGACGGGGAACACTTCCTCCATGGCAGCCTCCCTGTGTGGTGTCGCCCTGCCCGCAGTGCGCCGTCGGGGAAACTGTAGACATCCGGCCCGGAACTGTCAATCGCCCGTCCGTCGCACCGTGCCGGCCGGTTGCGCGACCGGACCCCGCTGGCCTATCATCGCGGACGGCCTGTCACCGCGACCCCGATCCGGGCGGTGCCGAAACCTCCAGCATGCGAGGTGAGCCCGATGGATCCCGTTCTGTTCCAGGCCCTTCGGTGGCGCTGTATCGGTCCTCCGCGTGGGGGGCGCGTGGTCGCGGTCGCGGGACACCCCCGCGAACCCATGGTCTTCTACTTCGGCGCGGTGGCGGGGGGAGTGTGGAAGACGACCGACGGCGGCACGTACTGGGAGAACGTCTCCGACGGCTACTTTCGCTCGGCGGCCGTCGGCGCGCTGGCGGTGGCCGAGTCGGACCCCAGCGTCATCTACGCCGGGACGGGGGAAGCGACGATCCGGATCGACGTCTCCTACGGCGACGGCGTCTACAAGACGACCGATGGCGGCACGAGCTGGGCGCACGTCGGACTGGCGGATACCCGTCACATCGGCAAGATCCGCATCCACCCCCGGGACCCCGACCTGGTGTACGTCGCCGCGCTCGGCCACGCGTTCGGGCCGAGCCGGGAGCGCGGCGTGTTCCGGTCGAGGGACGGCGGCCGGACCTGGCAGCAGGTCCTCTTCCGGAGCGACAAGGCGGGCGCGATCGACCTCGTCTTCGACCCGGGCAATCCCCGCATCCTCTACGCGGCCACCTGGCAGGTGTACCGCCACTTCTGGACGCTCTCGAGCGGAGGGCCGGACAGCCGGCTCTACAAGTCGGCGGACGGAGGCGACACCTGGACCGACATCACGGACCACGTGGGACTGCCGCGCGGCATCAAGGGGAAGATCGGGGTCACCGTGTCCCCGGCCCGGGGGGAGCGCGTCTGGGCCATCCTCGAGGCCGAGAAGGCCGGCCTCTACCGGTCGGACGACGGCGGCCGGACCTGGGAGCTCGTCTCCGACAACCGTGACCTGATACACCGCCCCTGGTATTACTGCCACGTCTTCGCCGATCCCGTCGATGCCGACACCGTCTACGTGACCAACCTCAAGATGTGGAAGTCCACCGATGGGGGGCGCACCTTCACCGAGGTCACGACGCCTCACGGGGACAACCACGACCTCTGGATCGACCCGCGGGACCCCCGACGCATGATCGAAGGCAACGACGGCGGCGCCTGCGTCTCGTTCAACGGGGGCCAGAGCTGGTCGACGATCTACAACCAGCTCACCGCGCAGTTCTACCATCTGGCCATCGACGACCAGCATCCCTACCGCGTCTACGGCACCCAGCAGGACAACTCGAGCGTGAGCGTGCCGAGCGCCTCCGAGAACGGCGGCATCACCTGGGGGGACTGCTACCCGGCCGGCACCGGCGAGAGCGGGTACATCGCGGTGCATCCCCGTGACCCGAACGTCGTCTACGTCGGCGCGGTCGGCAGCTCGCCCGGCGGCGGGGGCGCGCTCCAGCGCTACGACCACCGCACGCGCCAGATCCGGCTCGTCACCGTGTGGCCGGAGCTCTACTACGGGCGGGGCGCCAAAGCCCTCAAGTATCGCTTCGCCTGGACCTTCCCGATCGTCTTTTCCCCCCACGACCCCGGCACGCTCTACGCCACCGGAAATCTCGTC
The sequence above is a segment of the Candidatus Methylomirabilota bacterium genome. Coding sequences within it:
- the treY gene encoding malto-oligosyltrehalose synthase, yielding MSAEPGRPQTAASLPRRLPWATYRLQFNHRFTFRDAAAVVPYLRRLGITDCYASPYFKARPGSLHGYDVSDHNRLNPEVGSEADYDAFVAVLATNGLGQILDIIPNHMGVGEAGNVWWMDVLTHGPGSYFARVFDVDWSPIKVALRDRLLLPILGDQYGIVLERGELTVVYDRGAFYVRYHDFQLPIDPRSATAILELDVGRLDAEPGPEHPDVMELRSISTALRNLPGQRDADVEKYRERRRETEVVRRRLERLRDGAPAVRQFLDENIRIFNGQKGDLKSFDRLDALLERQAYRLAYWRVAAEEINYRRFFDENQLAAIRVEDPVVFEETHRLVGRLLAEGKVTGLRVDHLDGLYDPAGYLKRLQERCRGEGPEPGCYLVVEKILTGPERLREGWPIHGTTGYTFLNLVTGILVDRTHFRVMDRIYRAYSGRSIAYPDEVYDKKRLIMRISLASELQMLGHRLDRLSERHRRTRDFTLVSLTEALREVIAAFPVYRTYTADFEVHPADRAVIEHAVSVARRRNPTTNVTVYDFVRDTLLLRPLEGADEGYRQAQLEFVMKFQQFTGPVMAKAVEDTVFYTFHRLVSLNEVGGDPERFGIPLEAFHHRNAERAERWPYTMCATATHDTKRGEDLRARITVLSEIPREWQARLTRWRRLNRRRRQPVGERLAPSRNEEYLFYQTLVGAWPLTQLDAAAHQVVVDRLTSYLLKAVREAKINTSWINPDEPYERAIQRYVASVLDRVESAAFLADLEGFLAEIADAGLFAALSQAVLKLTCPGVPDLYQGTELWDFSLVDPDNRRPVDYAHRSALLADLEARCARPEADLRGLAAELVATRADGRLKLYLIWRALAARRRHPALQPGGGYRALSASGSRADHVCALARVAQDDHVVVIAPRWFTRLQGPDGLPFGAEVWEDTEVLLESIPAAPTYRNLFTGESVPGRTAHGRPAVELAAAIRTFPVAVLEPES
- a CDS encoding CocE/NonD family hydrolase — protein: MSRIRTLLGVGVPMRDGVRLSTDVYLPDAPGPFPVILIRTPYGNNLEAQVQDAIHFARRGYAVAIQDCRGRYDSEGEWSPFVHEALDGYDAQEWCGIQPWSTGKVGTSGASYVALTQWLPAPLRNGHLAAMAPRVGFSNLYHNWVYTGGAFQLGFNLRWAAIQMHGRTNQVQYLWMPSEQHLSTLFWHLPLITGDENAGRVCEFYKEWIRHPAYDSYWEKLGNVEKDYDQIDVPAYGFGGWYDVFLQSTLNNFMGVRARGYSERARRGQKLLIGPWIHDLGARGTRSRTGDVDFGPDSVLDLRAEELRWFDYWLRGVDTGVMAEPPVRVFVMGANRWRTAEDWPIPGTRFVEHYFHGGGRANSLFGDGHLDRRRPEAEPPDTFLYDPRDPVPTLGGSTCCGEDITPITMGPRDQRPAEWRPDVLVYTTPPLEADVEVTGPIRVVLWAASTAPDTDFTAKLVDVYPSGFAMNVAQGIIRARFRESWENPALLRPGQIYRYEIDCWSSSNCFQTGHRIRVEIASANFPQFDRNPNTGRAFGLDAELQPATQTVYHDAAHPSHILLPIVP
- a CDS encoding MarC family protein, whose protein sequence is MLDLPEYVQLLAALLAITNPLGKIPVFTALTGHHSVADKHRVGLIAATAVVVILLVSFFLGELVLRALGITIPAFRIAGGILLLLSALAMMSGDAGAPPVAGSTPHGDPAAVAVVPLATPLLAGPGAISTVIVYAHRHASLAHAILVVAAIVSVGVVILVVFRLAPLLASVLRRTGMNVASRLTGLIIAATAVEFIVDGIAVLFPGLLK